From the Thermovirga lienii DSM 17291 genome, one window contains:
- a CDS encoding GntR domain protein (PFAM: Bacterial regulatory proteins, gntR family; FCD domain~COGs: COG2186 Transcriptional regulators~InterPro IPR000524: IPR011711~KEGG: tai:Taci_1362 GntR domain protein~PFAM: GntR domain protein; regulatory protein GntR HTH~SMART: regulatory protein GntR HTH~SPTR: GntR domain protein), with protein sequence MPQRKIKGTRIYEQVVEEIKRSISSGELKPGDPLPSERQLMSEMGVSRSSLREAFRILELLGLIESIPGKGRFVRKPRPENKDLSTVPLEDEAILELMEARRILDPAICKIAAMHALPSNLTQIRKILSKTSQNIENLSQRAKLDYDFHLALAEATHNFVFVNVVKMTFNLIMATHERIYSLLNDKEAFLNEHQEIYEAIMDHNVNLASDLAAKHIDRIYKTLQEAMAK encoded by the coding sequence ATGCCACAAAGAAAGATCAAAGGCACTCGCATTTATGAACAGGTAGTAGAAGAAATAAAACGGTCCATTTCTTCAGGTGAACTAAAACCAGGTGACCCTCTGCCTTCAGAAAGGCAGCTAATGTCGGAAATGGGTGTAAGCCGAAGCTCTCTAAGAGAAGCGTTTCGAATCTTGGAATTGCTGGGCCTCATAGAGAGCATTCCCGGAAAAGGCCGATTCGTAAGAAAGCCCCGCCCGGAAAACAAGGACTTAAGCACTGTCCCCTTAGAGGACGAAGCGATCCTGGAGCTCATGGAGGCCCGTCGTATTTTGGATCCTGCTATTTGTAAAATAGCCGCCATGCACGCTCTTCCTTCAAACCTCACGCAAATTCGTAAGATTCTATCCAAGACTTCCCAAAACATTGAGAACCTCTCACAAAGGGCTAAACTGGATTACGATTTCCACCTTGCCCTAGCGGAAGCTACTCACAACTTCGTCTTCGTTAACGTGGTCAAAATGACCTTCAACCTCATAATGGCAACCCACGAACGAATATACTCCCTTTTGAACGACAAGGAGGCCTTTCTCAACGAGCACCAAGAAATATATGAGGCAATAATGGACCACAATGTGAATTTGGCCTCGGACCTTGCTGCCAAGCACATAGACCGAATCTACAAGACGTTACAGGAGGCAATGGCTAAATAA
- a CDS encoding metal dependent phosphohydrolase (PFAM: HD domain~TIGRFAM: uncharacterized domain HDIG~InterPro IPR006675: IPR006674~KEGG: tai:Taci_1363 metal dependent phosphohydrolase~PFAM: metal-dependent phosphohydrolase HD sub domain~SPTR: Metal dependent phosphohydrolase;~TIGRFAM: metal dependent phophohydrolase) — protein sequence MKERILKLFPEIDWIENEELKDKVLKTLEDALRIGGWEPEDMDKIPFTLLIKDCPASLLTHFRGVTRMAKKAMEEFNALYDYKLDNDTLIAGAILHDVGKLVEYKRDADGKVVKSDLGKDLRHPFSGVGLAMKNDIPSPICHCIAVHAGEGDGRHRSPEAVVINKCDFLNFETLKSFMGLI from the coding sequence ATGAAGGAGAGAATTTTGAAGCTGTTCCCGGAAATCGATTGGATCGAAAACGAAGAGCTCAAGGATAAGGTTCTCAAAACCCTTGAGGACGCCTTGAGAATCGGAGGTTGGGAGCCAGAGGATATGGACAAGATTCCCTTTACTCTGCTCATCAAGGATTGCCCCGCTTCCCTCTTGACCCACTTCAGAGGAGTAACAAGGATGGCTAAGAAGGCCATGGAAGAGTTCAATGCCTTGTATGACTACAAACTGGACAACGATACCCTGATAGCAGGAGCAATACTTCATGACGTGGGCAAACTGGTGGAATACAAGCGCGACGCCGATGGCAAGGTCGTAAAATCCGATCTCGGCAAGGATCTCCGCCACCCATTTTCTGGTGTAGGACTGGCAATGAAAAACGATATCCCCTCTCCCATCTGCCACTGCATAGCAGTTCATGCGGGTGAAGGCGATGGAAGGCACAGGTCTCCTGAAGCAGTTGTCATAAACAAATGCGATTTCTTGAACTTCGAAACCCTTAAGTCCTTCATGGGACTTATTTAG
- a CDS encoding homoaconitate hydratase family protein (PFAM: Aconitase family (aconitate hydratase)~TIGRFAM: 3-isopropylmalate dehydratase, large subunit; homoaconitate hydratase family protein~COGs: COG0065 3-isopropylmalate dehydratase large subunit~InterPro IPR011826: IPR006251: IPR001030~KEGG: tai:Taci_1364 homoaconitate hydratase family protein~PFAM: aconitate hydratase domain-containing protein~SPTR: Homoaconitate hydratase family protein;~TIGRFAM: homoaconitate hydratase family protein; 3-isopropylmalate dehydratase): protein MGKTMIQKIIQRASGKEVKPGDRVWCNIDLSTARDFAGPNCVLQFDKETEGKGKVWNPDKIAFTFDLEAPSRSEQVANNQKLIREFAKRQGITKVFDVNWGIGQHVLLEHGLVKPGWVILGTDSHMNLLGAVGAFATGVGNTDIVASWILGKLWYRVPETVKIKVTGSFKKGVCMRDLLTKIVGTLGAGGLIYKAVEFVGPTIEKSNLAERITLCSMVTEMSGKIGLIQPNGEVLEWLKARAGEEAVELAEAIKADPDAVYSEEYEFNVDDLEPMVSAPDAPDNVKTVREVAGERLDQVHIGSCSNGRFEDIKAAFEVLKAANFKIAPGMRVIITPATREVMKQCAQAGFIEKFLDAGVIFTNPTCALCTAKHYGTLPSGDIGMSTTNRNFIGKVGKGSHTYLASPMTAMASAVRGVITDPREILG from the coding sequence ATGGGGAAGACGATGATCCAAAAGATCATCCAAAGGGCTTCAGGCAAAGAGGTAAAACCTGGTGACAGGGTATGGTGCAACATCGACCTTTCCACCGCAAGGGACTTTGCAGGCCCCAACTGCGTCCTGCAGTTTGACAAGGAAACGGAAGGAAAAGGCAAAGTATGGAACCCAGATAAAATAGCATTTACCTTCGATCTGGAAGCTCCATCCCGCTCTGAGCAGGTAGCAAACAATCAAAAGCTCATAAGAGAGTTCGCAAAACGCCAAGGCATCACAAAGGTATTCGACGTAAACTGGGGAATCGGGCAGCACGTGCTGCTGGAACATGGCCTTGTAAAACCTGGTTGGGTCATACTGGGCACGGACAGCCACATGAACTTGCTTGGAGCAGTTGGCGCCTTTGCCACCGGAGTAGGAAACACGGACATCGTGGCATCCTGGATTCTCGGAAAACTCTGGTACAGGGTTCCAGAGACCGTCAAGATAAAAGTGACAGGCAGCTTCAAAAAGGGCGTATGCATGCGAGATCTGCTGACAAAAATAGTGGGAACCCTTGGAGCTGGCGGACTTATATACAAGGCCGTAGAGTTCGTAGGGCCAACTATTGAGAAGTCCAACCTGGCAGAGAGAATAACTCTATGCTCCATGGTAACCGAAATGAGCGGGAAGATCGGCCTCATACAACCCAACGGCGAGGTCCTAGAGTGGCTCAAGGCAAGGGCGGGAGAGGAAGCCGTGGAGTTGGCCGAAGCCATAAAGGCCGACCCCGACGCGGTCTACTCGGAAGAGTACGAGTTCAACGTGGACGACCTCGAACCTATGGTATCCGCCCCAGATGCTCCCGATAACGTCAAAACCGTGAGGGAAGTGGCTGGCGAAAGGTTGGACCAGGTGCACATAGGCTCTTGCTCCAACGGCCGCTTTGAGGACATAAAAGCAGCCTTTGAGGTCCTAAAGGCAGCGAACTTCAAGATTGCTCCAGGCATGAGAGTCATAATAACTCCTGCAACCAGAGAGGTCATGAAACAGTGTGCCCAGGCAGGGTTCATAGAAAAATTCTTGGATGCTGGAGTAATCTTCACGAACCCCACTTGTGCACTCTGCACAGCGAAACATTACGGAACTCTGCCAAGCGGTGATATCGGCATGTCCACCACTAACAGAAACTTCATAGGCAAGGTTGGCAAGGGAAGCCATACGTATTTGGCAAGCCCGATGACCGCCATGGCATCGGCAGTTCGCGGCGTTATCACCGACCCGCGGGAAATTCTTGGGTAA
- a CDS encoding 3-isopropylmalate dehydratase, small subunit (PFAM: Aconitase C-terminal domain~TIGRFAM: 3-isopropylmalate dehydratase, small subunit~COGs: COG0066 3-isopropylmalate dehydratase small subunit~InterPro IPR011827: IPR000573~KEGG: tai:Taci_1365 3-isopropylmalate dehydratase, small subunit~PFAM: aconitate hydratase domain-containing protein~SPTR: 3-isopropylmalate dehydratase, small subunit;~TIGRFAM: 3-isopropylmalate dehydratase, small subunit) — translation MTENILRGRAWVFGDDVDTDLIYHNKYLAITDPKEMAQYSFEYYPGKENFAKEAKPGDFVVAGQNFGCGSSREHAVYCLKELGIPVILAESYARIYYRNAVNNGYPVLVVPNITKKVKDGDELEVNLDTGEIKNLTTGEVMHGDAVTDLEKEIMAYGGLIPYLKAQAAKEQK, via the coding sequence ATGACGGAGAACATCTTAAGAGGAAGAGCATGGGTTTTCGGGGACGATGTGGACACCGACCTCATATACCACAACAAGTACTTGGCTATAACCGACCCAAAGGAGATGGCCCAGTACTCCTTCGAATACTACCCAGGTAAGGAAAACTTCGCCAAGGAAGCCAAGCCCGGAGATTTCGTAGTAGCCGGGCAAAACTTCGGCTGCGGCTCATCCAGGGAACACGCCGTATATTGCCTCAAGGAGCTAGGTATCCCCGTAATACTCGCAGAATCTTACGCCAGAATCTATTACAGAAACGCAGTAAACAACGGATATCCTGTCCTTGTAGTTCCCAACATCACCAAAAAGGTGAAAGATGGCGATGAACTCGAGGTCAACCTGGACACCGGAGAGATCAAAAATCTGACCACTGGTGAAGTAATGCACGGCGACGCGGTGACGGATCTGGAAAAGGAAATAATGGCCTACGGTGGCCTGATTCCCTACCTCAAGGCCCAAGCCGCCAAAGAGCAAAAATAG
- a CDS encoding homoaconitate hydratase family protein (PFAM: Aconitase family (aconitate hydratase)~TIGRFAM: 3-isopropylmalate dehydratase, large subunit; homoaconitate hydratase family protein~COGs: COG0065 3-isopropylmalate dehydratase large subunit~InterPro IPR011826: IPR006251: IPR001030: IPR018136~KEGG: tai:Taci_1366 3-isopropylmalate dehydratase~PFAM: aconitate hydratase domain-containing protein~SPTR: 3-isopropylmalate dehydratase;~TIGRFAM: homoaconitate hydratase family protein; 3-isopropylmalate dehydratase) produces the protein MGKTFAEKVLGKAAGQDVKAGQVVTVEPHFCMSHDNAAPISKTFKKIGVDKVWNPDHLVIILDHAVPAPTDKHAENHKIIREFVKEQGIKHFYDVNSKGGVCHQIMCQEGFALPGLVMVGSDSHTCTYGAYGAFSTGIGRSEMAATWATGKIWFRVPESMKITVKGSFKKGVSAKDLILKIIGDIKADGADYMSVEFHGPAISQMSLAERMTLCNMGIEMGAKNAVCPPDEKVLEAIKDNAKTDKWEAIWADEDAVYAKELEYDLQDLEPGVAKPHTVDNYAPVSEVAGTPIHQAFLGSCTNARIEDLREAASILKGKEVAVRTIVIPASWKVYRQAMEEGLLDIFLDAGCIINNPGCGPCMGNHEGILAPGEVCISTANRNFKGRMGNKESFIYLASPMTVAASAIKGAIADPREVL, from the coding sequence ATGGGTAAAACCTTCGCTGAAAAAGTTTTGGGGAAAGCAGCTGGACAAGATGTCAAGGCAGGCCAAGTCGTGACCGTCGAGCCTCACTTTTGCATGAGCCACGACAATGCCGCCCCTATCTCCAAGACTTTTAAGAAAATTGGCGTAGATAAGGTATGGAACCCAGATCATTTAGTTATAATCCTAGACCACGCTGTTCCAGCGCCCACGGACAAACATGCAGAGAACCACAAGATAATCAGAGAGTTCGTTAAAGAGCAGGGGATCAAACACTTCTATGATGTGAACAGCAAAGGCGGCGTATGTCACCAGATAATGTGCCAGGAAGGATTTGCCCTTCCTGGTCTGGTAATGGTGGGAAGCGATAGCCATACTTGCACCTATGGTGCCTACGGAGCCTTCTCCACGGGCATAGGAAGAAGCGAGATGGCAGCTACCTGGGCAACAGGCAAAATCTGGTTCCGTGTACCTGAGTCCATGAAGATAACAGTAAAGGGATCCTTCAAAAAGGGCGTTTCCGCCAAGGATCTGATACTTAAGATCATTGGAGATATAAAGGCAGATGGCGCAGATTATATGTCCGTCGAGTTTCACGGTCCAGCCATATCCCAGATGTCCTTGGCAGAAAGGATGACCTTGTGCAACATGGGCATAGAGATGGGCGCCAAAAACGCCGTTTGCCCCCCTGACGAGAAGGTGCTTGAAGCCATAAAGGACAACGCAAAGACCGATAAATGGGAAGCCATATGGGCTGACGAAGATGCCGTATACGCGAAAGAGCTGGAATACGACCTTCAAGACCTTGAGCCTGGTGTAGCAAAGCCCCACACCGTGGACAACTACGCCCCAGTGAGCGAGGTCGCAGGAACTCCTATACATCAGGCCTTCCTGGGAAGCTGCACCAACGCCAGGATAGAGGACCTAAGAGAAGCTGCCTCTATACTCAAGGGCAAGGAAGTGGCGGTTAGGACCATAGTGATCCCAGCATCTTGGAAAGTATACCGCCAGGCTATGGAGGAAGGCTTGCTGGATATATTCCTGGATGCAGGCTGCATAATAAATAACCCTGGCTGTGGACCGTGTATGGGGAACCACGAAGGAATACTAGCCCCAGGTGAAGTATGTATCTCAACGGCCAATAGGAACTTCAAAGGTCGCATGGGCAACAAGGAAAGCTTCATCTATCTGGCAAGCCCCATGACGGTTGCGGCTTCCGCCATAAAAGGCGCAATAGCCGACCCAAGGGAGGTGCTCTAG
- a CDS encoding 3-isopropylmalate dehydratase, small subunit (PFAM: Aconitase C-terminal domain~TIGRFAM: 3-isopropylmalate dehydratase, small subunit~COGs: COG0066 3-isopropylmalate dehydratase small subunit~InterPro IPR011827: IPR000573~KEGG: tai:Taci_1367 3-isopropylmalate dehydratase, small subunit~PFAM: aconitate hydratase domain-containing protein~SPTR: 3-isopropylmalate dehydratase, small subunit;~TIGRFAM: 3-isopropylmalate dehydratase, small subunit) encodes MKITGRVWKYGDDVNTDVIFPGKYTYTVSERSEMGQYALEDLDPEFTKNAKPGDIIVAGKNWGCGSSREQAVTCLKVRGIGAIIAKGFARIYYRNALNEGLPIIVAPEAVDAIEHQDEITIDFDKGEIITPKGTFSFPPFPEFVRGLIEDGGLIPHVKKSLGLE; translated from the coding sequence ATGAAAATAACAGGAAGGGTATGGAAATACGGGGACGACGTAAATACCGACGTCATTTTCCCTGGCAAGTACACGTACACTGTATCAGAGCGCTCTGAAATGGGCCAGTACGCGTTGGAGGACTTGGACCCTGAGTTCACTAAAAACGCCAAGCCCGGAGACATCATAGTGGCAGGGAAGAACTGGGGATGCGGCTCCTCCCGCGAGCAGGCGGTTACCTGTCTCAAAGTTAGGGGAATAGGAGCAATAATAGCTAAGGGATTTGCCCGAATCTACTATCGCAATGCCCTCAACGAGGGACTTCCCATAATAGTGGCACCTGAAGCAGTTGATGCCATAGAGCACCAAGATGAGATAACCATCGATTTCGACAAGGGGGAAATCATAACTCCCAAGGGCACTTTCTCCTTCCCTCCGTTCCCTGAGTTCGTAAGGGGACTAATAGAGGACGGTGGTCTGATACCTCACGTTAAGAAATCTCTAGGACTAGAATAA
- a CDS encoding 3-isopropylmalate dehydrogenase (PFAM: Isocitrate/isopropylmalate dehydrogenase~COGs: COG0473 Isocitrate/isopropylmalate dehydrogenase~InterPro IPR001804: IPR019818~KEGG: tai:Taci_1368 3-isopropylmalate dehydrogenase~PFAM: isocitrate/isopropylmalate dehydrogenase~PRIAM: 3-isopropylmalate dehydrogenase~SPTR: 3-isopropylmalate dehydrogenase) — protein MERNVMQVKEKKDRYTVTYIPGDDSGFDVMEAAMIVMQALNPPIDWVRADMGWCMWEKSCKEYPEGDPRRNTVPPETIEKVKNSDATLMAAITSKSGVKGFKSAILQLRQMFDLYINFRPAKLYPGVSTPLKGDPDINIALFRENTEDLYSAVEWRPLPKEMFDLHPGMERFKDKSEVAVSWRVYSKEGCDRIIRAAFEYAKANGLKSVVNCNKANVIRATDGMMKERFLEIAKEYPEIEAREENADATAMWLIKNPQDYQVIVTSNVFGDILSDEASQLIGGLGFSPSGNIGENTAIFEPSHGSVPKYAHQYKINPCGMLITAAMMLKYLCLDEYAEKLEKAIGDTLVEGKYLTYDIWRDRGDKDWETKAVSTLDMAKAIASKIDPDFDKKADEICAKAKEMCAWEHLV, from the coding sequence ATGGAAAGAAACGTTATGCAGGTTAAGGAGAAAAAGGATCGTTACACTGTAACCTATATACCGGGAGACGACTCGGGCTTCGACGTAATGGAAGCAGCCATGATAGTCATGCAGGCCTTGAATCCCCCTATCGATTGGGTTAGAGCCGATATGGGATGGTGCATGTGGGAAAAATCCTGCAAAGAGTATCCTGAGGGCGACCCAAGGAGAAACACCGTTCCTCCGGAGACCATCGAAAAGGTCAAAAATTCCGACGCTACCCTAATGGCAGCCATAACATCCAAGTCGGGAGTAAAAGGCTTTAAATCCGCCATACTTCAGCTAAGACAGATGTTCGACCTCTATATAAACTTCAGACCGGCAAAACTGTACCCCGGAGTAAGCACCCCCTTAAAAGGAGACCCCGATATAAACATAGCCCTGTTCCGCGAGAACACTGAAGACCTCTACTCTGCCGTAGAGTGGCGACCACTGCCGAAGGAGATGTTCGACCTGCATCCAGGCATGGAGAGGTTCAAGGACAAAAGTGAAGTTGCCGTATCTTGGAGGGTGTACTCCAAAGAAGGATGCGACAGAATAATAAGGGCCGCCTTCGAGTATGCCAAGGCAAATGGCCTCAAGAGCGTTGTAAACTGCAACAAGGCCAACGTCATAAGGGCCACCGACGGGATGATGAAAGAGCGCTTCCTAGAGATAGCAAAAGAATACCCAGAGATAGAAGCAAGGGAAGAGAACGCCGATGCCACAGCCATGTGGCTGATCAAGAACCCTCAGGACTACCAGGTAATAGTGACCTCCAACGTCTTCGGCGACATCCTCTCCGATGAAGCCTCCCAGCTCATTGGCGGACTGGGCTTCTCCCCGAGCGGCAACATAGGAGAAAATACGGCGATCTTCGAACCAAGCCATGGTTCTGTGCCTAAATACGCTCACCAATACAAGATCAACCCCTGCGGCATGCTCATAACCGCAGCGATGATGCTCAAGTACCTCTGTCTGGATGAGTACGCAGAGAAATTGGAAAAGGCCATAGGAGATACGCTGGTAGAAGGTAAATATCTAACTTACGATATCTGGAGGGACCGTGGAGACAAGGATTGGGAGACAAAGGCCGTCTCCACCCTTGATATGGCAAAGGCCATAGCCTCCAAGATCGACCCGGACTTCGACAAGAAGGCCGATGAAATTTGCGCCAAAGCAAAAGAAATGTGCGCATGGGAGCACCTGGTATAA
- a CDS encoding citrate lyase acyl carrier protein (PFAM: Malonate decarboxylase delta subunit (MdcD)~TIGRFAM: citrate lyase acyl carrier protein~InterPro IPR006495~KEGG: tai:Taci_1369 citrate lyase acyl carrier protein~SPTR: Citrate lyase acyl carrier protein), with protein sequence MKTAQAGTLESMDCLVTASAAERGKGIFITMEGANIARFRDSILKTAKATLQELGIKDVVLSIQFNGANDVVLKARVEAAARTLMGGEE encoded by the coding sequence ATGAAAACCGCCCAAGCAGGCACACTGGAGTCCATGGACTGCCTGGTAACCGCAAGCGCTGCAGAAAGGGGAAAAGGCATTTTTATAACCATGGAGGGGGCCAACATCGCCAGGTTCAGGGACTCTATACTCAAGACGGCGAAGGCAACCCTTCAGGAATTGGGCATCAAAGACGTCGTCCTTTCAATTCAATTCAATGGTGCCAACGACGTCGTCTTGAAAGCTAGAGTTGAAGCGGCAGCAAGAACCCTCATGGGGGGTGAAGAATGA
- a CDS encoding Citryl-CoA lyase (PFAM: HpcH/HpaI aldolase/citrate lyase family~TIGRFAM: citrate lyase, beta subunit~COGs: COG2301 Citrate lyase beta subunit~InterPro IPR005000: IPR011206~KEGG: tai:Taci_1370 citrate (pro-3S)-lyase~PFAM: HpcH/HpaI aldolase~PRIAM: Citryl-CoA lyase~SPTR: Citrate (Pro-3S)-lyase): MMALRRTMLYLPGNNPNMLMRGHLFKPDGVILDLEDSVSLGEKEAARILVRETLKNVDFGECEVTVRINGLDTPFWKRDLEEVIPWGIDGIRVPKVETPQDVKLLDEAISEIENKHNLPEGKVQITCLLETALGIWNAYHIATASKRVTAICPGGEDLRADLKTSRSENSEELVGPRRMVVLAAHAAKVDPLDTVFADITDDEGLRRETQWVKQIGYQGKSVIHPNQIPIIHDVFTPTEKEIAQAQKIVQAAKEAAEKGLGAVSVDGKMVDRPVVKRAEYVLQRAGLLEGGE, from the coding sequence ATGATGGCCTTAAGGCGTACCATGCTCTACTTACCCGGGAACAACCCCAATATGCTCATGAGGGGGCACCTTTTCAAGCCCGACGGGGTAATCCTTGACCTGGAGGATTCCGTATCATTGGGTGAAAAAGAAGCTGCGAGGATCTTAGTACGAGAGACATTAAAAAATGTGGACTTTGGCGAATGCGAGGTAACGGTCAGGATAAACGGCCTTGATACCCCGTTCTGGAAAAGGGATCTTGAAGAGGTCATTCCCTGGGGTATAGACGGAATAAGGGTTCCAAAGGTAGAAACCCCTCAGGACGTAAAACTTCTTGACGAGGCCATATCGGAGATAGAAAACAAACACAACCTCCCCGAGGGGAAAGTACAGATAACCTGTTTGCTTGAAACGGCGTTGGGAATATGGAACGCTTATCATATAGCTACAGCATCCAAACGAGTAACGGCTATATGTCCCGGAGGCGAGGACCTGAGGGCAGATTTGAAGACAAGCCGTTCCGAAAATTCAGAGGAACTTGTAGGCCCAAGAAGAATGGTTGTATTAGCAGCTCACGCCGCTAAGGTAGATCCTTTGGATACCGTCTTTGCGGACATAACCGATGACGAGGGCCTCAGGAGGGAAACCCAGTGGGTCAAGCAAATTGGCTACCAGGGTAAAAGCGTCATCCATCCAAACCAAATTCCCATAATTCATGACGTCTTCACTCCAACAGAAAAGGAAATAGCCCAAGCTCAAAAAATCGTACAGGCGGCCAAGGAAGCCGCAGAGAAAGGGTTAGGCGCAGTCTCAGTCGACGGGAAAATGGTAGACAGGCCAGTGGTCAAACGCGCGGAATACGTGCTACAAAGAGCTGGTCTTCTCGAAGGAGGCGAATAG